A genomic segment from Nitratiruptor sp. YY08-10 encodes:
- the rplR gene encoding 50S ribosomal protein L18, producing the protein MRESIQRRKNRLRIKRKRRVRGKITGSADRPRVSIFKSNRHFYAQAIDDTKGHTLAYSDGAKLGVKVNKEDVKKVAEDLAGKLKALNIETIVFDRNGYLYHGVVASFADALRENGIKF; encoded by the coding sequence ATGAGAGAGAGTATTCAAAGAAGAAAAAATAGATTGAGAATAAAAAGAAAAAGAAGAGTTCGAGGAAAGATCACAGGAAGTGCTGATCGACCTCGTGTATCCATTTTTAAGTCCAATAGACACTTTTATGCACAAGCTATCGATGATACAAAAGGGCATACTCTTGCCTATAGTGATGGTGCGAAATTGGGCGTAAAAGTAAATAAAGAGGATGTGAAAAAAGTTGCTGAGGATTTGGCTGGAAAGCTTAAAGCTCTCAACATAGAGACAATCGTGTTTGATAGAAACGGATATCTCTACCATGGTGTGGTAGCGTCCTTTGCTGATGCTTTACGAGAAAACGGAATCAAGTTTTAG
- the rplP gene encoding 50S ribosomal protein L16, protein MLMPKKTKYRKQQKGRNRGKAYNGNSLAFGTIGIKALEHGRIDSRQIEAARVAMTRKVKRTGKIWIRVFPDKPLTKKPLETRMGKGKGSVEKWVMNIKPGRIIYEMAGVEESLAREALDLARYKLPFKTKIVTQESENEIY, encoded by the coding sequence ATGTTGATGCCAAAGAAAACAAAATATAGAAAACAACAAAAAGGCCGAAACAGAGGTAAAGCTTATAATGGTAACAGCCTCGCCTTCGGAACTATTGGAATCAAAGCCCTTGAACATGGCCGAATTGACTCTCGTCAAATTGAGGCTGCAAGGGTTGCAATGACACGGAAAGTAAAAAGAACCGGTAAGATCTGGATACGAGTATTTCCAGATAAACCTTTAACCAAAAAACCATTGGAGACAAGGATGGGTAAAGGGAAAGGTTCTGTTGAAAAGTGGGTTATGAATATCAAACCTGGCCGAATCATTTACGAAATGGCCGGAGTTGAAGAGAGCCTTGCAAGAGAAGCGCTCGATCTTGCACGATATAAACTTCCTTTCAAAACAAAAATCGTGACACAAGAGAGTGAAAATGAAATATACTGA
- the rpsH gene encoding 30S ribosomal protein S8 — translation MVNDIIADSITRIRNASIRGQEVTKLLYSKIVEAIVKILQEKGYIESYKVVEEGNKKFINVVLKYEEAGKKKRPVINEIKRISKPGRRIYKGKDEIKRFKNGYGTIIVSTSKGVLPNDEAYRLGVGGEVLCSVW, via the coding sequence ATGGTCAATGATATTATTGCCGATTCTATAACGAGAATTAGAAACGCCTCTATTAGAGGACAAGAGGTTACAAAGCTTCTTTATTCAAAAATTGTAGAAGCAATCGTAAAGATTTTACAGGAAAAAGGGTACATTGAAAGTTATAAGGTTGTCGAAGAAGGCAACAAAAAGTTTATCAATGTGGTTTTGAAATATGAAGAAGCTGGAAAGAAAAAGAGACCTGTTATCAATGAAATTAAACGAATTTCAAAACCTGGTCGACGTATCTATAAAGGCAAAGATGAAATCAAACGATTTAAAAATGGATACGGAACGATTATTGTAAGTACGAGTAAAGGTGTGTTACCTAACGATGAAGCTTACCGCCTAGGTGTTGGCGGCGAAGTCCTTTGTAGTGTTTGGTAA
- the rpmC gene encoding 50S ribosomal protein L29 encodes MKYTEIKEKSLQELEGLLKEKKLELFGLRMKLKTMQLQDTSAIRKTRKDIARIKTAIAEKRRAG; translated from the coding sequence ATGAAATATACTGAGATAAAAGAGAAGAGCCTACAAGAGCTCGAAGGGTTGTTGAAAGAGAAGAAGTTGGAGCTGTTCGGGCTTCGAATGAAGCTCAAAACTATGCAGCTTCAGGATACGAGTGCGATTAGAAAAACAAGAAAAGATATCGCACGCATCAAGACTGCAATCGCAGAAAAAAGAAGGGCTGGATAA
- the rpsC gene encoding 30S ribosomal protein S3 → MGQKVNPIGLRLGINRNWESRWFPDFNKMPERVEEDNKIRKFLKKELYYAGISNIIIERTAKKLRVTIVAARPGIIIGKKGADIEKLKQKLQKLVGKEVFINIKEEKRPQASAQLAAENVATQLERRVAFRRAMKKVIQAAQKAGVKGIKVQVAGRLGGAEMARTEWYLEGRVPLHTLRAKIDYGFAEAHTTYGVIGVKVWIFKGEVLQKGIRPEPTERPRRRAPRRRS, encoded by the coding sequence ATGGGTCAAAAAGTCAATCCGATTGGTTTAAGACTTGGAATCAACAGAAACTGGGAGTCACGATGGTTTCCGGATTTCAATAAAATGCCGGAAAGAGTCGAAGAAGATAATAAAATCAGAAAGTTTTTGAAAAAAGAGCTCTACTATGCAGGAATCAGCAATATTATCATAGAGCGAACAGCGAAAAAACTTCGTGTAACAATTGTAGCGGCAAGACCTGGAATCATCATCGGTAAAAAAGGTGCCGATATCGAAAAATTGAAACAGAAGCTTCAAAAGCTTGTTGGCAAAGAAGTTTTTATCAATATTAAAGAAGAGAAACGACCACAAGCATCTGCGCAGCTTGCTGCTGAGAACGTTGCAACGCAACTTGAAAGACGGGTTGCTTTTAGACGAGCCATGAAAAAAGTTATCCAAGCAGCGCAAAAAGCTGGCGTAAAAGGAATCAAAGTTCAAGTTGCCGGACGACTTGGCGGAGCTGAAATGGCTCGGACTGAGTGGTATCTTGAAGGAAGGGTTCCTCTTCATACATTGAGAGCAAAAATTGATTACGGTTTTGCAGAAGCGCATACAACCTATGGAGTGATCGGGGTTAAAGTTTGGATCTTTAAAGGTGAAGTTCTTCAAAAAGGAATTCGACCAGAGCCAACTGAAAGACCTCGACGAAGAGCTCCAAGAAGGAGAAGCTAA
- the rplX gene encoding 50S ribosomal protein L24 — translation MAKFKIKKGDMVEIIAGDDKGKRGEVLQVLPKKEAVIVAGCKVAKKAVKPSEQHPEGGFVNKEMPIHISNVRKVEGGAS, via the coding sequence ATGGCTAAGTTTAAAATCAAAAAAGGCGATATGGTTGAAATCATCGCCGGAGACGATAAGGGAAAAAGAGGCGAAGTACTTCAAGTGCTTCCAAAAAAAGAGGCTGTTATTGTTGCTGGATGCAAAGTGGCAAAAAAGGCTGTAAAGCCAAGTGAACAGCATCCTGAAGGCGGATTTGTCAATAAAGAGATGCCTATTCATATCTCGAATGTGCGAAAAGTAGAAGGTGGTGCGTCATGA
- a CDS encoding ATP-binding protein has protein sequence MRAIEYFYEHSITSYSFLPRKLEITPGTRILLTGPKFCGKYALLQSFIQTYFDQKEVLCIDFDDVRADSITLDSIQSFIDQNKIKTVVLYGIQNTTFLPKAHHLIIASHNSLDIDGFTHYRLHNLDFEEYLLFERKTDIKVAFNNFLKNGNYPELSKIDDFKKEKYFQNLLYLTFKEDFEIFKEIAYFQGYTASAYFLFNRIKERYRISKDRFYTLFESWQKNGYIYAIEKFGAKRAAKKLFFHDFTIKSRLFTQKEFPKSFENMVFLEIAGKKVYYLEPMGLYLPEEKRLILPIPFGNETRIQEKIDQILKRNKIALTKIEVITIGSSFRYSISDIQCEILPFYAWAVGKE, from the coding sequence ATGAGAGCAATTGAATATTTTTATGAACATAGTATCACATCCTATAGCTTCTTACCAAGAAAACTGGAGATTACACCTGGGACAAGGATACTTCTAACCGGTCCAAAATTTTGTGGAAAGTATGCGTTATTGCAATCTTTTATACAGACCTATTTTGATCAAAAAGAGGTTCTATGTATTGACTTTGATGATGTACGAGCCGATAGTATAACACTCGATTCAATACAATCATTTATTGATCAAAATAAAATCAAAACTGTTGTTCTGTATGGAATACAAAATACCACGTTTTTGCCCAAAGCTCACCACCTCATCATCGCTTCTCATAATAGTCTTGATATCGATGGTTTTACACATTATCGTCTACACAATCTCGACTTTGAAGAATATCTCTTGTTTGAAAGAAAAACCGATATCAAAGTGGCTTTTAACAACTTTCTCAAAAATGGCAACTATCCCGAACTTTCTAAAATTGACGATTTCAAAAAAGAGAAATATTTTCAAAATCTACTCTACCTTACTTTCAAAGAAGATTTCGAAATTTTCAAAGAAATCGCCTATTTTCAAGGATACACAGCATCAGCCTATTTTCTTTTCAATCGCATCAAAGAACGATATCGTATCTCAAAAGACCGATTTTACACTCTTTTTGAATCCTGGCAGAAAAACGGATACATTTATGCAATAGAAAAATTTGGAGCAAAAAGGGCTGCAAAAAAGCTCTTTTTTCACGACTTTACCATAAAATCAAGACTCTTTACTCAAAAAGAGTTTCCAAAAAGTTTCGAGAATATGGTCTTTTTAGAAATTGCTGGTAAAAAAGTTTATTACCTTGAACCCATGGGACTCTATCTTCCAGAAGAGAAGCGACTCATCTTACCCATCCCCTTCGGCAATGAAACAAGGATCCAAGAAAAGATTGATCAAATTCTCAAAAGAAACAAAATAGCTCTTACAAAAATAGAAGTTATCACTATAGGGAGCAGTTTTCGATATAGTATAAGTGATATTCAATGCGAAATTCTGCCCTTTTATGCCTGGGCTGTGGGGAAAGAGTAA
- the rplE gene encoding 50S ribosomal protein L5, with product MTLELKKKYQEEVAPALKEELGLANPMLTPKLEKIVISVGAGEASRDSKLMQNIQDTISLIAGQHAVVTKARKSEAGFKIREGMPVGVRVTLRGDRMWNFLQKLIYIALPRVKDFRGLPRNGFDGRGNYNFGLDEQLMFPEVDYDNIIKTHGMNITIVTSTDNDKEAFTMLEKLGFPFAKGGR from the coding sequence ATGACATTGGAACTCAAGAAAAAATATCAAGAAGAGGTTGCACCAGCATTAAAAGAGGAGCTTGGACTTGCAAATCCGATGCTGACTCCAAAGCTTGAAAAAATTGTGATCAGCGTTGGTGCCGGCGAAGCAAGTCGTGATAGTAAACTCATGCAAAATATCCAAGATACTATCAGTCTTATTGCTGGTCAACATGCCGTTGTAACAAAAGCAAGAAAGAGTGAGGCTGGATTTAAAATTCGTGAAGGAATGCCGGTAGGTGTACGGGTAACGCTTCGTGGTGATAGAATGTGGAACTTTTTGCAAAAGCTTATTTACATTGCGTTACCAAGAGTGAAAGACTTTCGAGGTCTTCCACGAAACGGTTTTGATGGACGAGGAAACTACAACTTTGGTCTCGATGAGCAGTTGATGTTTCCAGAAGTGGACTATGACAACATCATCAAAACACACGGAATGAATATTACAATCGTTACATCGACAGACAACGACAAAGAAGCGTTTACAATGCTTGAAAAGCTCGGATTCCCATTTGCTAAAGGTGGTAGATAA
- a CDS encoding 50S ribosomal protein L23, whose product MADITDIKSIIYTEKSLGLQEEGYVVIQTSDKMTKNQLKAVLKEYFGVTPVKINSLRMKGKTKRFRGVEGKRDNYKKFYVKLPEGASIESLAV is encoded by the coding sequence ATGGCAGATATAACAGATATCAAATCAATCATTTATACTGAAAAGAGTTTGGGCCTTCAAGAAGAGGGATATGTCGTTATCCAAACAAGTGACAAAATGACAAAGAATCAGCTTAAAGCTGTTTTGAAAGAGTATTTTGGTGTTACTCCCGTAAAAATCAACTCTCTTCGAATGAAGGGTAAAACGAAAAGATTTCGAGGAGTAGAAGGTAAACGAGATAACTATAAAAAATTCTATGTGAAGCTCCCAGAGGGCGCAAGCATAGAAAGTTTAGCGGTGTAA
- the rplB gene encoding 50S ribosomal protein L2 codes for MAIKKYKPYTPSRRFMSVVDSSDITAKPSVRKLLVKLPARAGRNNQGRITSRHREAGAKKLYRIIDFKRNKFGVPGRVATIEYDPYRNCRIALVVYRDGDKRYIIQPSGLKVGDTVEAAEAGLDVLPGNAMKLKNIPVGTLVHNIEMKPGKGGQLARSAGAYAQIMGREDKYVILRLPSGEMRKILGECMATIGVVGNEEYANIVIGKAGRNRHRGIRPQTRGSAMNPVDHPHGGGEGKTGPSGHPVTPWGMPTKGYKTRRKKPSDKLIISRRKK; via the coding sequence ATGGCAATAAAAAAATATAAACCGTATACGCCCAGCCGACGCTTTATGAGCGTTGTGGACAGCAGTGATATCACTGCAAAACCTAGTGTTCGAAAACTCTTGGTAAAACTCCCGGCACGTGCGGGACGAAACAACCAAGGACGAATCACTTCCAGACACAGAGAAGCTGGAGCAAAAAAACTGTATCGAATCATCGATTTTAAACGAAACAAATTTGGTGTGCCAGGACGTGTGGCAACAATCGAGTATGATCCATACAGAAACTGTCGAATCGCTTTGGTTGTTTACAGAGACGGTGATAAAAGATATATTATTCAGCCAAGCGGATTGAAAGTTGGTGATACTGTAGAAGCGGCTGAAGCTGGATTAGATGTATTGCCGGGCAACGCTATGAAGCTAAAAAATATTCCTGTTGGTACGCTTGTACACAACATCGAAATGAAACCCGGAAAAGGCGGACAGCTTGCGCGAAGCGCCGGAGCATATGCACAGATTATGGGTCGAGAAGACAAATATGTCATTTTGCGACTTCCTAGTGGCGAAATGAGAAAAATTCTTGGTGAGTGTATGGCAACAATCGGTGTTGTTGGAAACGAAGAGTACGCCAACATCGTAATCGGTAAAGCTGGTCGAAATAGACACAGAGGTATCCGACCGCAAACGAGAGGTTCAGCAATGAACCCAGTTGATCACCCACACGGTGGTGGTGAAGGAAAAACCGGTCCAAGTGGTCACCCTGTAACACCTTGGGGTATGCCAACCAAAGGTTATAAGACACGACGCAAAAAACCAAGCGACAAGCTTATAATCTCAAGAAGAAAGAAATAA
- the rplV gene encoding 50S ribosomal protein L22, which yields MSKAVLRFIRLSPTKARLIAREVQGMNAEEALAALEFMPNKAAKVISKVITSAVANGGYEPEEVVITSCRVDRGPYLKRFRPRARGRASRIMKPTSHVYVEVAQKKDS from the coding sequence ATGAGTAAAGCGGTATTGAGATTTATTCGACTCTCACCTACTAAAGCGAGATTGATCGCTCGCGAGGTGCAGGGTATGAATGCGGAAGAGGCATTGGCGGCATTGGAGTTTATGCCAAACAAAGCGGCAAAAGTAATCTCAAAAGTGATTACGAGCGCTGTAGCAAATGGCGGATATGAGCCTGAAGAGGTTGTGATCACATCTTGCCGAGTAGACAGAGGTCCTTACCTAAAACGATTTCGACCAAGAGCGAGAGGTCGAGCCAGCAGAATCATGAAGCCAACTTCCCATGTGTATGTGGAAGTAGCACAAAAGAAGGATAGCTAA
- a CDS encoding type Z 30S ribosomal protein S14: MAKKSMIAKAKRKPKFKVRAYTRCRICGRPKSVYRDFGLCRICLRKMANEGLLPGVKKASW; this comes from the coding sequence ATGGCAAAGAAAAGTATGATCGCAAAAGCGAAAAGAAAGCCAAAATTTAAAGTACGGGCATATACACGATGCCGAATCTGTGGTCGTCCAAAATCTGTATATAGAGATTTTGGTCTTTGTAGAATTTGTCTTAGAAAAATGGCAAATGAAGGTTTGCTGCCAGGCGTTAAAAAGGCGAGCTGGTAA
- the radC gene encoding DNA repair protein RadC codes for MRTLKEIQNIDRPREKLFKTGAASLKDYELVAILLGSGIRGKDVLKLSKEIIRILKQDFINIDIEKLMQIHGLGQAKVAQIVAAIELCKRYLIKPKRKILIARDVYEELREYHNKKQEYFLALYLSGAKTLCHKSIITIGILDKSIVHPREVFAPAIEKRCAGVIVAHNHPSGSLTPSQADIAITKRLQESGNILGIELIDHIIMTKDNFVSLKDLGLL; via the coding sequence ATGAGAACTTTAAAAGAAATTCAAAACATAGATAGACCGAGAGAAAAACTTTTCAAAACTGGAGCTGCAAGTTTAAAAGATTATGAACTAGTTGCAATTTTGCTCGGAAGCGGTATTCGCGGTAAAGATGTGCTAAAACTTTCTAAAGAAATCATACGAATTTTAAAGCAAGATTTTATCAATATCGATATAGAAAAACTAATGCAAATTCATGGATTAGGTCAAGCCAAAGTAGCGCAAATAGTTGCGGCAATAGAGCTTTGCAAACGCTATTTGATAAAACCTAAACGAAAAATTCTAATAGCAAGAGATGTTTATGAAGAGTTAAGAGAATATCATAATAAAAAACAAGAATACTTTTTAGCTCTCTATCTTAGCGGAGCAAAAACACTTTGCCATAAAAGTATCATAACTATAGGAATCCTTGATAAAAGTATCGTTCATCCTAGAGAGGTTTTTGCACCAGCTATTGAAAAAAGGTGTGCAGGTGTAATTGTTGCTCACAACCATCCAAGTGGCAGTCTAACTCCCTCCCAAGCCGATATTGCAATAACCAAAAGACTACAAGAAAGTGGTAATATCTTAGGAATAGAACTTATAGATCATATTATAATGACAAAAGATAATTTTGTTAGTCTCAAAGATTTAGGATTGCTTTAA
- the rplN gene encoding 50S ribosomal protein L14 — protein MIQSFTRLNVADNSGAKEIMAIKVLGGSKRRYASVGDVIVASVKKALPNGKVKKGQVVKAVVVRTKKEIQRENGSLIRFDDNAAVILDNKNEPIGTRIFGPVAREVRYKNFMKIVSLAPEVL, from the coding sequence ATGATTCAAAGTTTTACAAGACTAAACGTCGCTGATAATAGCGGCGCTAAAGAGATCATGGCTATTAAAGTGCTTGGAGGCTCAAAGAGACGATATGCCTCTGTAGGTGATGTTATCGTTGCATCTGTAAAGAAAGCTTTGCCAAACGGTAAAGTAAAAAAGGGTCAAGTTGTTAAAGCTGTTGTTGTACGAACAAAGAAAGAGATTCAAAGAGAAAACGGATCTTTAATTCGATTTGATGACAATGCAGCAGTTATTCTTGATAACAAAAATGAACCGATCGGTACTCGTATCTTCGGTCCCGTTGCCAGAGAGGTTCGATATAAAAACTTTATGAAAATAGTTTCTCTTGCACCGGAGGTGCTCTAA
- the rplO gene encoding 50S ribosomal protein L15 encodes MALHNLQPAPGSTHKTKRVGRGQGSGMGKTATRGQKGQKSRTGYSQKRGFEGGQQPLQRRLPKVGFTSNVVKPHAINVDKVKKVAQLEEITMETIRSVYKLPKYVTRVKLIGSSVQEIVSKIKDDNISYSGRK; translated from the coding sequence ATGGCACTACACAATCTACAACCAGCACCTGGAAGTACACACAAAACGAAAAGAGTAGGCCGAGGTCAAGGAAGTGGCATGGGGAAAACCGCCACAAGAGGTCAAAAAGGTCAAAAGAGTAGAACTGGATACTCACAGAAAAGGGGATTTGAAGGTGGTCAGCAACCTTTACAAAGAAGACTCCCAAAAGTTGGTTTTACATCCAATGTCGTAAAACCACATGCAATTAATGTAGACAAAGTGAAAAAAGTTGCCCAGTTGGAAGAGATAACTATGGAAACTATCCGAAGTGTCTATAAGTTACCTAAATATGTAACAAGAGTAAAATTGATTGGGAGCAGTGTACAAGAGATCGTCTCTAAAATTAAAGACGATAACATCTCTTATAGTGGACGAAAATAA
- the rpsJ gene encoding 30S ribosomal protein S10 gives MEKIRLKLRAYDHRVLDRSVSAIVEAVKRTGAEIRGPIPLPTKIRRYTVLRSPHINKDSREQFEIRIHSRLIDIVSATPDTVDSLMKLDLAPEVDVEVRSMGE, from the coding sequence ATGGAAAAGATTCGACTTAAGCTTCGTGCTTACGATCACCGGGTTTTAGATAGAAGTGTCTCAGCTATCGTTGAGGCTGTGAAGCGAACGGGAGCAGAGATCAGAGGTCCGATTCCCTTACCTACAAAAATCAGAAGATATACGGTTCTTAGATCACCACATATCAACAAAGATTCAAGAGAACAGTTTGAGATAAGAATTCACTCAAGATTGATTGATATTGTTTCGGCAACACCTGATACAGTCGATTCGTTGATGAAACTCGACTTAGCGCCAGAGGTAGATGTCGAAGTACGGTCAATGGGTGAATAA
- the rpsE gene encoding 30S ribosomal protein S5 gives MEKWNREEFEEVVVNISRVTKVVKGGRRFRFSALVVVGDKKGHVGYGIGKAKEVPDAIKKAIDNAFKNITTVHIKGTTIAHDIEHKYNASKILLKPASQGTGVIAGGAARPVLELAGIQDILTKSLGSNNPATLVRATIEALERIKG, from the coding sequence ATGGAAAAATGGAATAGAGAAGAATTCGAAGAGGTTGTCGTAAATATCAGTCGTGTCACCAAAGTTGTAAAAGGTGGACGACGATTTCGATTTAGTGCACTTGTTGTTGTAGGCGACAAAAAGGGTCACGTTGGATATGGTATCGGGAAAGCGAAAGAGGTTCCTGATGCTATTAAAAAAGCGATCGATAATGCATTTAAAAATATAACAACTGTACATATCAAAGGTACTACAATTGCTCACGATATTGAGCATAAGTATAATGCAAGCAAAATACTGCTCAAGCCTGCAAGTCAGGGTACCGGTGTAATCGCTGGTGGTGCAGCAAGACCAGTACTAGAACTTGCTGGAATTCAAGATATTTTGACAAAATCACTTGGTTCCAACAACCCTGCAACACTAGTTCGTGCAACTATTGAAGCATTAGAGCGAATAAAAGGATAA
- the rplC gene encoding 50S ribosomal protein L3 — protein sequence MEYIVEKIGMSRTISVPSVPVTLLKVKEAKVCELLEGGKAIVAYSQGKKRNKAIEGQQKKYGLSPEFNRFITLKVANTEAGDLDVTPLSEAKRIKTSFNSKGRGFSGVVKRWNFAGGPDSHGSRFHRAPGSVGMCEWPGRIMPGQKMPGQYGNKKVTVQNEVVSFDPENMILVVKGSIPGPNGALGKVRIVK from the coding sequence ATGGAATATATCGTAGAAAAAATTGGAATGAGCAGAACCATTTCGGTTCCAAGTGTACCTGTCACACTTTTGAAGGTAAAAGAAGCAAAAGTTTGTGAACTTTTGGAAGGTGGGAAGGCTATCGTAGCATATTCTCAAGGTAAAAAAAGAAATAAAGCAATCGAAGGGCAGCAGAAAAAATATGGTCTCAGCCCAGAATTTAACAGATTTATAACTTTGAAAGTTGCAAATACAGAAGCTGGTGATCTTGATGTGACACCACTCAGTGAAGCGAAAAGAATCAAAACAAGCTTCAACTCCAAAGGTCGAGGTTTCAGCGGGGTTGTAAAGCGATGGAATTTCGCTGGTGGTCCGGACAGCCACGGTTCACGATTTCACAGAGCACCCGGTTCAGTGGGTATGTGTGAATGGCCTGGTCGAATCATGCCAGGACAAAAGATGCCAGGACAATATGGAAATAAAAAAGTGACTGTTCAAAACGAAGTTGTAAGTTTCGATCCAGAGAACATGATCTTGGTAGTGAAAGGTTCAATTCCTGGACCTAACGGAGCACTCGGTAAAGTAAGGATTGTGAAATGA
- the rpsQ gene encoding 30S ribosomal protein S17 produces the protein MAYKRVIQGKVVKKSGDKTVSLLVERKVVHPKYHKIVKRFKKYLVHDEHNKAKVGDIVTAVECRPISKRKSFRLKEIVQAGVE, from the coding sequence ATGGCTTACAAAAGAGTTATTCAAGGAAAAGTGGTAAAGAAAAGTGGTGATAAAACAGTTTCGCTTCTTGTAGAGCGAAAAGTTGTACACCCAAAATATCACAAAATTGTTAAAAGATTTAAAAAATATCTTGTGCATGATGAGCACAATAAAGCAAAAGTTGGTGATATCGTTACTGCCGTAGAGTGTAGACCGATTTCCAAACGAAAATCTTTTAGGCTCAAAGAGATCGTTCAGGCAGGAGTTGAGTAA
- the rplF gene encoding 50S ribosomal protein L6 translates to MSRIGKQPVTIPSGVDVKIENGKIIAKKGNLTQEIEFGNRVNVSIEDNKIVFSPAGEDKQSKAFWGTYRALTNNAIEGLTKGFEKKLEINGVGYRAAVKGKELELQLGFSHPILYPIPEGIQISVEKNIITVKGHDKQKVGQVAAEIRSFRPPEPYKGKGVKYVDEVIIRKAGKTAKK, encoded by the coding sequence ATGAGTAGAATAGGAAAACAACCGGTTACGATACCAAGTGGTGTCGATGTAAAAATTGAAAACGGAAAAATTATTGCCAAAAAAGGCAATCTTACACAAGAAATTGAATTTGGTAATCGTGTCAATGTTTCAATCGAAGATAATAAAATCGTTTTTTCGCCAGCAGGTGAAGACAAACAATCCAAAGCATTTTGGGGAACATACCGAGCATTAACAAACAATGCGATCGAAGGCCTAACAAAAGGCTTTGAAAAGAAACTTGAAATCAACGGTGTTGGATACAGAGCTGCAGTAAAAGGAAAAGAGCTTGAATTGCAGCTTGGTTTTTCACATCCGATTCTCTATCCTATTCCAGAAGGTATACAGATCAGTGTTGAAAAAAATATCATCACGGTCAAGGGCCACGATAAACAAAAAGTTGGCCAGGTAGCAGCTGAGATTAGAAGCTTCAGACCACCTGAACCTTATAAAGGCAAAGGTGTGAAATATGTTGATGAAGTTATCATCAGAAAAGCTGGTAAGACAGCGAAGAAGTAA
- the rplD gene encoding 50S ribosomal protein L4 → MSKAVVLNENFEKASEVALPEHFQGINPHNLYLYAKAYAANLRANNAHTKSRGEVSGGGKKPWQQKGRGGARAGSIRSPLFVGGGVAFGPKNTKNYTQKVNKKQKRKALEFALNEKGEQGALFIVDSIAVESGKTKDAAAIVNKIGARDVLVVKENIDEKTFLAFRNLPNAYLIEPNELNAYLAAAFRAVVIEKPVWEKIVKEG, encoded by the coding sequence ATGAGTAAAGCAGTAGTTTTAAATGAAAATTTTGAAAAGGCAAGTGAAGTAGCACTTCCTGAACATTTTCAAGGCATAAACCCACATAACCTTTACCTTTATGCAAAAGCGTATGCTGCAAATTTAAGAGCAAACAATGCGCATACGAAAAGCAGAGGCGAAGTAAGCGGCGGTGGAAAAAAACCTTGGCAGCAAAAAGGTCGAGGTGGTGCACGAGCCGGATCTATTCGATCACCTTTGTTTGTTGGTGGTGGTGTAGCGTTTGGTCCGAAAAACACCAAAAACTACACACAAAAAGTGAACAAAAAGCAAAAAAGAAAAGCACTCGAATTTGCACTAAACGAAAAAGGTGAGCAGGGTGCTCTTTTCATCGTAGATTCTATTGCGGTAGAGTCTGGAAAGACCAAAGATGCTGCAGCGATAGTAAATAAAATCGGTGCACGCGATGTATTGGTTGTTAAAGAGAATATTGATGAAAAAACGTTTTTGGCATTTAGAAACCTGCCAAATGCATATTTGATCGAACCAAACGAACTGAATGCGTATCTCGCAGCGGCCTTTAGAGCTGTAGTGATCGAAAAACCAGTTTGGGAAAAAATCGTAAAAGAGGGCTAA
- the rpsS gene encoding 30S ribosomal protein S19, with protein MARSIKKGPFVDDHLMKKVLKAKESGDKKPIKTWSRRSTIVPEMIGLTINVHNGRQFVPVYITENHVGFKLGEFAPTRTFKGHKGSVQKKIGK; from the coding sequence ATGGCAAGAAGTATTAAAAAGGGTCCATTCGTAGATGACCATCTCATGAAAAAAGTACTCAAAGCAAAAGAGAGCGGAGACAAAAAGCCTATCAAAACATGGTCTCGAAGAAGTACAATCGTTCCTGAAATGATCGGACTTACTATCAACGTGCATAACGGACGACAATTTGTTCCTGTGTACATTACAGAAAACCATGTGGGCTTCAAGCTTGGTGAATTTGCACCTACAAGAACTTTTAAAGGCCACAAAGGCTCTGTTCAAAAGAAAATCGGGAAATAA